Proteins encoded together in one Musa acuminata AAA Group cultivar baxijiao chromosome BXJ3-6, Cavendish_Baxijiao_AAA, whole genome shotgun sequence window:
- the LOC103988371 gene encoding uncharacterized protein LOC103988371 encodes MGKRSSKECLMEKSEANKKPTQSRNPLKDLNGGSVPPPLGSSEAPTGGCFRFLLSHSSDKESLARSKPAPITHRSAPSNSRNVPSNSKNPTIPSRYQTFRKNTSKSDVEADKQLGSRKASNPRNADLFQRCNKRKHISNCKNFEKLMSTPTSATIPPVEASISPEVPVKASAVAVTPVCFAAGHVIARVRDRRKCRARGILTVGGREPEVEKVRVGRTDRTQASVTLPPPPPAEASMHWLSSPSENVDMALDSSFNSSSKVLAAEASVDWLLSPCKDGEGMHKDELLMGNRTSPDRGSWRFFPDNSIREKSPELSGLMSLDSPSLETTLSSGIGIQKTPRTGGSVSPFSMILGIAKTSKTKRIRPQQETGRHHNCSVLENSLFSGNSWIEGHVTGKPSSFSSSRKKYDLGDFKMDAMAESLENVSLSPEPLSNDTSRRAPLPGLSFQFRCHTSNSVDFNHLQNLYCDRISIVKDASAKEEVLPSSQTRVSWREEPISRVLEMGKLDHCQWLSDCDNFVHHEGHRGASIPDLKSDCGSSSSILKNPTEPIAPVGFGYVEFVSEAKRSETEVSPRGPISCAESIGMEGLVLDSSGDSDWTLFYKNHLFEVLNIDPR; translated from the exons ATGGGGAAGAGGAGCTCCAAGGAGTGTTTGATGGAGAAATCGGAGGCCAACAAGAAGCCGACACAGAGTAGAAATCCATTGAAGGATCTCAACGGCGGCTCGGTTCCTCCTCCTCTGGGCTCCTCGGAGGCACCCACAGGGGGGTGCTTCAGATTCTTGCTCTCTCATTCCTCTGACAAAGAATCGCTAGCCCGGTCGAAGCCAGCGCCGATAACTCACCGATCGGCCCCTTCGAATTCTAGGAATGTACCCTCCAACTCCAAGAACCCTACGATCCCCTCGAGGTATCAAACCTTCCGAAAGAACACATCAAAGTCCGATGTTGAAGCCGACAAGCAGCTCGGATCGAGGAAAGCATCGAATCCAAGAAACGCGGATCTCTTTCAGCGGTGCAATAAGAGGAAACATATCTCCAACTGCAAGAATTTTGAGAAGTTGATGAGTACACCGACTTCGGCCACCATTCCTCCCGTTGAAGCATCCATTTCGCCGGAGGTTCCCGTGAAGGCCTCTGCAGTGGCTGTGACACCTGTATGCTTCGCTGCAGGCCATGTGATCGCCAGAGTGCGCGACCGGAGGAAATGTAGGGCAAGAGGCATACTTACCGTCGGCGGAAGGGAGCCGGAGGTTGAAAAGGTTCGTGTTGGACGTACTGATCGAACTCAGGCTTCTGTAacactccctcctcctcctccagcggAGGCATCCATGCATTGGCTTTCTTCACCTTCAGAGAATGTTGATATGGCTCTCGATAGCAGTTTCAATTCTAGTTCTAAAGTTCTTGCCGCTGAAGCTTCTGTGGATTGGCTTCTTTCTCCTTGTAAAGATGGAGAAGGTATGCACAAAGATGAGTTGTTGATGGGGAACAGAACTTCACCTGATCGTGGATCTTGGAGGTTTTTTCCTGATAATTCTATCAGGGAGAAATCACCTGAACTCAGTGGGTTGATGAGCCTCGATTCTCCAAGTTTAGAAACAACACTGTCATCTGGTATTGGAATTCAGAAAACTCCTAGGACTGGTGGTAGTGTCAGTCCTTTCTCTATGATCCTAGGGATCGCAAAGACATCCAAAACCAAACGTATTAGGCCTCAGCAAGAGACGGGACGACATCATAATTGCTCTGTCTTAGAGAACTCGCTGTTTTCTGGGAACTCTTGGATTGAAGGCCATGTTACCGGCAAGCCATCATCTTTTTCGAGTTCAAGAAAGAAATATGATCTGGGTGATTTTAAGATGGATGCAATGGCAGAGTCTCTTGAAAACGTTAGCTTGTCACCGGAGCCACTAAGCAATGATACAAGTCGTCGAGCACCATTGCCTGGGCTTAGTTTCCAGTTTCGATGTCATACGTCAAACTCTGTAGATTTTAATCATTTGCAGAATCTCTACTGTGATAGGATCTCTATTGTAAAGGATGCTTCTGCTAAAGAAGAGGTTTTACCTAGTTCTCAAACAAGGGTATCGTGGAGAGAGGAACCTATCAGTAGGGTCTTGGAGATGGGGAAGTTGGATCACTGCCAGTGGCTTTCAGATTGTGACAACTTTGTTCACCATGAAGGACACAGAGGAGCATCCATTCCTGATCTTAAGTCTGACTGTGGAAGTAGCAGCTCCATTTTAAAGAATCCAACAGAACCTATTGCACCAGTTGGTTTTGGATATGTTGAGTTTGTGTCTGAagctaaaaggagtgaaacagaaGTTTCTCCACGAGGACCTATCTCATGTGCAGAATCCATTGGCATGGAGGGGCTTGTGCTGGACTCTTCTGGTGATTCTGATTGGACATTGTTCTACAAAAACCACTTATTTGAA GTCTTGAACATTGATCCCAGATAG
- the LOC135640409 gene encoding ankyrin repeat protein SKIP35-like codes for MESEKKILMVDENDCGDLVKDCKPEDILCSEIVMDENGVLWYVDGNDGFEGEKGEGSNVVFAREAPLSTKDPLTSKDYSCGTNKFRLMESEIRRKDKNKQEKKLSRKDRIELGRLFQGALSSQDLELAENFILLADPQTLNDMLCITLDSIWFLTTKQELNGVTGMIKKIVANGANDFTRATLRTSFLASCVSACQSKTMSLADTVGIMAQRLHERLRECHGDEVLKAEAGVKVQKFTDWALKCIGIHSRSRKDRDRRNYSTIFEVQLQLSAFKSFLDLAGNSLTGKDFTEAFDAACFPLTLFSSSFDPGWAFGISATVIQGLLGMLVEGGADNVNQCFLEASRFGSTELVRILLQIAQRNSLDVDVELALGFASHHCKIGTMECLVEEGNAGAFLGPLLRAAERGCMQVVQWFVDRGCRDMELCIALTASVASSQVGIAAYLLPRIPEHVLAALSIEILKAAAERSSGSLAGVEFLLRNNFLGDPVATYAVADSIAESSDEAVAPDLRAFLKEHWSEAAFAEGLNYGQNHFVNFMRILRRGGSPICLRDLPPSLVTAIAYLSLYRECRKAGGLLLPQKLRGQLVEAASKVAGRPVDKNSQAGDLMAVLEHHLPTFFLQSPTTTSPPL; via the exons ATGGAGAGCGAAAAAAAGATCTTGATGGTCGATGAGAATGATTGTGGAGATCTGGTGAAAGATTGTAAACCAGAGGACATCTTGTGCTCAGAGATAgtaatggatgaaaatggtgtacTTTGGTACGTGGATGGTAATGACGGTTTTGAGGGCGAGAAGGGTGAGGGAAGCAATGTGGTTTTTGCAAGGGAGGCTCCTCTCTCGACAAAAGACCCTCTGACCTCCAAAGATTATAGCTGTGGCACCAACAAGTTCAGATTGATGGAATCTGAAATCCGAAGGAAGGACAAAAATAAACAGGAGAAGAAGCTCAGCAGGAAGGACAGGATCGAGCTTGGTCGTTTGTTTCAGGGTGCATTGAGTTCTCAGGATTTAGAGCTCGCTGAGAACTTCATTCTGTTGGCAGATCCACAAACTCTTAATGATATGCTGTGCATAACATTAGACTCCATATGGTTCTTGACAACTAAGCAAGAACTGAATGGTGTTACTGGGAtgatcaagaagatcgtcgccaATGGAGCTAATGACTTCACGAGGGCTACCCTCAGGACATCGTTTCTGGCTTCATGTGTTTCTGCATGTCAGAGCAAAACAATGAGTTTGGCTGATACAGTGGGTATCATGGCCCAAAG GTTGCATGAGCGTCTTCGAGAATGTCATGGTGATGAAGTTTTGAAGGCAGAAGCAGGTGTGAAGGTCCAGAAGTTCACAGACTGGGCTTTGAAGTGCATTGGGATTCACTCTCGGAGCCGAAAGGATAGGGATAGAAGGAATTACAGCACAATTTTTGAGGTCCAACTTCAGTTGTCAGCTTTCAAAAGCTTTTTAGATCTTGCTGGCAACAGCCTTACCGGAAAGGATTTTACTGAAGCTTTTGACGCAGCATGCTTCCCTCTTACTCTATTCTCTAGCTCGTTTGATCCGGGTTGGGCATTTGGAATATCGGCAACTGTAATACAAGGATTACTTGGGATGCTAGTGGAGGGTGGTGCGGACAATGTAAACCAATGCTTTCTCGAGGCTTCAAGATTTGGAAGTACAGAGCTTGTCCGAATCTTGCTACAG aTTGCTCAAAGGAACAGCTTGGATGTTGATGTTGAACTTGCCTTAGGCTTTGCCTCTCACCACTGTAAGATTGGAACCATGGAATGCTTGGTGGAAGAAGGGAATGCTGGGGCCTTCCTTGGTCCTTTGTTGCGAGCTGCTGAGAGGGGCTGCATGCAGGTAGTTCAATGGTTTGTCGATCGGGGATGTAGGGATATGGAACTATGCATTGCACTTACTGCTTCCGTCGCTAGCAGCCAGGTGGGTATTGCAGCTTACCTTCTCCCACGCATCCCAGAGCATGTCCTTGCTGCCCTCAGCATTGAGATCCTAAAGGCAGCAGCTGAGAGAAGCAGTGGCTCGCTAGCTGGTGTTGAATTCCTTCTGCGCAACAACTTCCTTGGTGACCCTGTGGCAACATATGCCGTGGCTGACAGCATTGCCGAGTCCAGTGACGAGGCTGTGGCCCCTGACCTGAGAGCTTTTCTGAAGGAGCATTGGTCGGAGGCAGCATTTGCTGAGGGCTTGAATTATGGGCAGAACCACTTTGTGAATTTTATGAGGATTCTGAGAAGGGGTGGCTCACCCATCTGTCTCAGGGATCTTCCGCCGTCCCTGGTGACGGCCATAGCGTACCTATCGCTGTACAGAGAGTGTCGGAAGGCAGGTGGGTTGTTGTTGCCGCAGAAACTGAGAGGGCAACTTGTGGAGGCAGCTAGCAAGGTCGCGGGGAGGCCGGTGGACAAGAACAGCCAGGCAGGAGACCTTATGGCAGTTTTGGAGCATCACCTACCGACCTTCTTTCTGCAATCCCCAACCACCACCAGCCCCCCACTATAG
- the LOC103987651 gene encoding uncharacterized protein LOC103987651 gives MQPSDTMSNAPSPPAATSCSRSWSVSEDSLRRYVNYASERCIQELLSASESSDGWKVLTFRNGVEISRRSSASLHVFRSRWLLRSVSPQQFFMVANAIDAAKQWDPDLVEAKHIKDLNDNLRIIALRFGDASKPLFKKREFVVYERRESLDDGTLVVAVASLPHEIAAGLQPKNGNAIRGLLLQSGWVVEKLEDDSCVVTYVVQLDPAGWLPKCFVNKLNTKLVMIIENLKKLAQTCPVDREM, from the exons ATGCAACCATCTGACACAATGAGCAATGCTCCTTCTCCACCCGCCGCTACGTCTTGTTCTCGCTCCTG GTCTGTAAGCGAGGATTCGTTGAGGAGGTACGTGAACTATGCGAGCGAGAGATGCATTCAGGAGCTCTTATCGGCCTCCGAGTCCAGCGATGGTTGGAAGGTCTTGACGTTTCGGAATGGCGTTGAGATCTCGAGGAGGAGCTCGGCGTCGCTGCACGTCTTTAGAAGCCGCTGGCTTCTCCGCTCGGTTTCCCCACAGCAGTTCTTCATGGTCGCCAACGCCATTGATGCCGCTAAG CAATGGGATCCGGATCTGGTGGAAGCAAAACACATCAAGGACCTCAATGACAACCTCAGGATCATTGCACTGAGGTTTGGTGACGCATCGAAGCCGCTCTTCAAGAAGCGAGAGTTCGTAGTCTACGAGCGCCGTGAGAGTCTGGATGATGGAACCCTA GTGGTGGCTGTGGCTTCTCTGCCTCATGAAATAGCTGCAGGATTGCAGCCAAAGAACGGTAATGCCATTCGAGGGCTGTTGCTTCAATCTGGATGGGTGGTGGAGAAGCTTGAAGATGACTCTTGCGTGGTGACGTATGTTGTTCAG TTGGATCCGGCTGGTTGGCTGCCCAAGTGTTTTGTGAACAAGCTCAACACTAAGCTGGTCATGATCATTGAAAACCTAAAGAAGTTGGCACAAACCTGCCCGGTGGACAGAGAAATGTGA
- the LOC135640817 gene encoding protein RDM16-like produces QRKNKRACPTTTTTTTTSKANKERTKEAQDAEAYCGRVRHARNDQTRPLEAFKSEVKMSNLMKVLASEATQDPTKLEMEIRSAAAECKQAHVDRNIARKLTPAERCEKKEKKLYDDPNSVETFVCVQDQGLISPPNTGCPVISKFTGDFLSVNAQENQLTGCAVISDDISVVVVEGVRKSIKRYGKLMLRRVNLVAAVGNEEELGEETDGPSNSCVLVWQGSAARKSLLMLDFHITGIWLSTSGRNCSNSVTW; encoded by the coding sequence caaagaaagaacaaaagagcctgccccaccaccaccaccaccaccacaacctCTAAAGCTAacaaagaaagaacaaaagaagCTCAGGACGCAGAGGCGTATTGTGGTAGAGTGAGACATGCAAGAAATGACCAGACAAGGCCTTTAGAGGCTTTTAAGTcagaggtcaaaatgagcaacttgaTGAAAGTTCTTGCTTCTGAAGCAACTCAAGATCCAACAAAGCTTGAAATGGAGATTCGTAGTGCTGCTGCTGAGTGCAAACAAGCACATGTTGATAGAAACATTGCTCGCAAGCTGACCCCTGCTGAACGGTgtgaaaagaaagagaagaagctttATGATGATCCCAATTCAGTGGAGACTTTTGTCTGTGTGCAGGATCAGGGACTTATCTCACCTCCAAACACAGGTTGTCctgtgatatccaaattcactggAGACTTTTTGTCTGTGAATGCTCAGGAGAACCAACTGACAGGTTGTGCTGTGATATCAGATGACATTAGTGTTGTGGTTGTGGAAGGAGTTAGAAAATCAATAAAAAGATATGGAAAGTTGATGCTGAGAAGGGTAAACTTGGTTGCTGCAGTTGGCAACGAGGAAGAGCTTGGTGAGGAAACAGATGGCCCTTCTAACAGTTGTGTCTTGGTGTGGCAGGGTAGTGCTGCTAGAAAGTCTTTGTTGATGCTGGATTTCCACATTACTGGGATCTGGCTATCAACTTCTGGGAGGAACTGTTCCAATTCAGTAACTTGGTAG